One Marinimicrobium koreense DNA segment encodes these proteins:
- the pssA gene encoding CDP-diacylglycerol--serine O-phosphatidyltransferase gives MTNNDQDSRLQEGDEGFLPFDEHVEEVSENGKKVRHRGVYFLPNLFTTGALFAGFYAIISAMHGNFDSAAIAIFVAMALDGLDGRVARLTNTSSAFGEQYDSLSDMVSFGLAPSLVMFSWALSDLGKLGWAAAFVFAVCAALRLARFNTQIGVVDKKYFVGLASPPSAAILASIVWTGHSGDVSVSVAVASALITTIAGLLMVSNVRYYSFKDIDFRGRVPFVVMLMVVGVFVVVSINPPVVLLCMSVTYGLSGPAIWLWRRRASLVGWVNSSKEGDDSSAQGSAESGEEDAPEEVRKEP, from the coding sequence ATGACAAACAACGATCAGGACTCCCGGCTGCAGGAAGGGGATGAGGGTTTTCTCCCCTTTGACGAGCATGTAGAGGAGGTTTCCGAGAACGGCAAGAAGGTGCGGCACCGTGGGGTGTACTTTCTCCCCAATCTGTTTACCACCGGGGCGCTCTTTGCGGGCTTCTACGCCATCATTTCCGCCATGCACGGCAATTTTGACAGTGCGGCCATTGCCATTTTCGTGGCCATGGCTCTGGATGGCCTGGATGGGCGGGTAGCCAGACTGACCAACACCTCTAGTGCGTTCGGTGAGCAATACGACAGTCTGTCGGACATGGTGTCCTTCGGGTTGGCGCCATCCCTGGTCATGTTCAGTTGGGCGCTGTCGGACTTGGGAAAGCTCGGCTGGGCGGCCGCCTTTGTGTTCGCCGTCTGCGCCGCTCTGCGCTTGGCCCGGTTCAACACCCAGATAGGTGTGGTCGACAAGAAGTACTTCGTCGGTCTGGCCAGCCCGCCGTCGGCGGCCATTCTCGCGTCCATCGTATGGACTGGCCATAGCGGCGATGTGTCCGTATCCGTCGCGGTGGCCTCGGCGCTAATCACGACCATCGCCGGGCTGTTAATGGTCAGCAATGTTCGCTACTACAGCTTCAAGGACATCGACTTCCGCGGGCGCGTACCCTTTGTGGTCATGTTGATGGTGGTGGGGGTGTTTGTGGTGGTCAGCATCAACCCGCCGGTTGTGCTGCTGTGCATGTCAGTCACCTACGGCCTGTCGGGCCCGGCCATCTGGCTCTGGCGGCGCCGGGCCTCTCTGGTGGGGTGGGTGAATAGCAGTAAAGAGGGCGATGATTCCTCTGCTCAGGGCAGCGCTGAATCCGGCGAAGAGGATGCGCCCGAAGAGGTACGCAAGGAGCCTTAA